Below is a genomic region from Camelus dromedarius isolate mCamDro1 chromosome 25, mCamDro1.pat, whole genome shotgun sequence.
gttctttttcttactcACTTATTtaactcttgctttttttttttcaggtggccAAATTAAATGTCATCTGGAGGAAAATACTTCCTTGACTGTTCTCCACTCCAGACTAAATTATAAggatttaatatatattttcatagctccctgtgctgatCTAGTTGTaacatttagtttctttttttctcctgaaccATTGCTTAATTGCTTGTGTCTCTAAATGCACTATAAGCTCTGTAAGGTCAATAATCCTTGTCACTGTGTGAACTAGGTGACTGATACAGAATGGATGATAAATAAGTACTTTTTATGTTGTTGAGTATGTATTTGTAACACATTCTGACTTTCCCAGCAAGACTTTTACTACTAGTCTTCCGTAGTCTAGATAATCATAACCTtcatacagagaaataaaatcattgtttttcttttttcaaaataagtgtCAGTGTATATGGGCCAATAAATGAAATTTTCTAGGGTGTGTGttgcttgtttgtgtttttaaccAAGAACCTACATTGAGACTTGGAGCAGAGAGTCTCTCCAGTGATGTTTGTTGATTGACTATAAGTTCACCAATGGAACTACTTTAAGGTCTTAGATACACTAACAGTAAAACTTCAAGATCatacaagaattttaaaaaatacttgtttcaAATTCATATGTATGAACAGAAGCAATTACAATTTATAAGGAATGAAATATAAAACTTTTGACTCAAAAAATTAAGTACAAAGAACACAAAATCATGTTTACCTAGTATAATGAATGCAAAAATACATACTATTTTATTAGTAGGAACATTTGAGAAATGTGGAAAAATCATAGAAGTTACATTtgagaaatgtggaaaaaattGTAGAAATTATtgaagggaagcagagaaaaaatgatgAAGGATTAAGAGATCTGAGGAAAACTGTTATGATTTTAATTAGTCATGTCTAAAAATCctcattaaaaacaaagcttGTCTTATTATTTCcatatatacatccatatatgtatatttttgaggGACTAGATTGCCTGAATCACAACATCTAAAGTCATTTTTAGATCACGCATTCCTCcgaattaatgttttaaattatatagtGATCCTACCTGGGAGGGGAGTATatgaaataatatgtaaattaGAAGAGTCTCAGTGGAAAAATCTTTAGGAATAAACTGGACAATTATAATTTATggcattttaaaagcttttatctTTAAGCTTTTAGACTTCTTTTGGAATGTACGTGTGTTTATGCTTTTTGTGTATGTTCACAGTTGGGGAAAATTATTGCTTCACCAGGGAAGGCTTTTAATGAGGCCACTTTCTACTTCCCACTTGGACCCCCATTAGAACTGACTGTGACATCTGCCTCCAGTCCCCCAGAAGGGAAAAACAGCTTAGGTTTGCTCCTGAAATCCTTTTTAATATGTCATTCCTGCTCCCCTTGCTCCCTGGCCCTTCTTTGAATTAACCGTTTTCCACCTCATTTGATGCATTAGCTCTACCAACCAAAAAAGATCTAACACTGGGGAGCCTAGAAGtgtgaaaataaagaagaggaCCAGTTGCATCTTCACACCGGCCACTCCCTCTTGTTCCTCTTTGGCGTTAGGTCCACACAGGAAGGTGGGCCTTACTGAGTCTGCCCTGCACAGACAGGATTGCTTTCCGATTCTCCAAGCGGTCAGTTCAGCAGAGTGACATGTCTGAACACCCCTGGCTAAGGAGGAGGAACTCTCCACTctacttttcttcttcatttttctggGGGCTTCCTTTCTGTCCATATCATTACttttccactgattttttttttaattcttagaaaTCTTTTGACTATTTCTcagaagacaaagacaaatacatttggattattttaataGATGAAATGCACATCAAATGGTACGGCAACTCAAGGGTGGGAAGTTTGAGATAAATGTTGATTTAGAACTAGCCAAAAGCAGAACtccaagaagataaaaagaatcaATAAATTCTTAATAGGAAATCATGCATAGGTATTAAATTATTACTCTAGGAACATATGTCCACAGATACCATATATCAATTGAGTTCGCATTCCCATTTCCAAGCGAGCCTCTCTTAAGTCAAATGAAGTATTGTATTCACTCTCACACAGTGAGGAGATTATATtcctgaatatatatttttcctcatTTACATTAAGTTGTTTTGAACAGCTGGCTTTCCtactaagcatttaaaatttagcatgttaattttatactttattcaAACTTACTagtgtatatctatatatgcatacatatacaggtttatttatatttaagtgcatatatattatacttaaaaatatagCAAAAATTATAATCAAGTATAAAAAAGGCTTAACTCTTAGAAGTTGTCTTTCCATagttttagaaatttaatttcCAACTTCAGGCATAATTATCCATTATCGCCCCCTAATGGTGATATGAgaatatttctgattttatctaAAAAACACCACGAttctcaatttgtttttaaagtagtaACTCTATTTTAATgctaattcaaaaaatattaagaagacatttaaaaaaatctatgtcaTTAAGTAATGAAAGAATTAGATACCATAAAAGCCATGAGTCATACAAAGAGATTCTTGACATTGCTGCTCTATTATTAAAGGCTAATAcaatgatcatgtaatttttagaACTATAACTGGAAACATTAgtatatttttctacttaattCTGGACATTATTCAGTACTAGAAGGTTTGAAAATCCAATACTTCAGAATATTGCGACATATGCTGGAGAATAAGCATCACTGTCATTTAATGCTTCTTAAATACACATGAGCTGATTATTTGTCTGAAgaacgctaagcatgcgctctactggtTGAGCTGTACCTTTCCCCCTTTCGTCACCATGCACTTTTTCTCCCTTTGTCATGTAAGCTTACAGCTTAGATCTCTGCAGCTCTGTCTGCATCCACGTCCTATATCCAGCCCACACTTGCTCCGGAGTCCCTGAACAGTACATCCTACAACCTCCTAAACATTCCCCCCGAGTTACCTATTGACTCCTAAAACTCAGTAATTCCAAAATATCCTTTTCTGTCTATATCAGCTAATAGCACCACTGTTCCTCTGATTGACTTGGAGAGAAACGTGGGATTCATTTTTCACATCTATTCTTCATCGCTATTGTCCTATATTTTCTGAGACACTTTCTTCCCTGTGCTGCCACTGAACTTTTTTACACATCATGTGCATTTGCTTTTATATGTCTTACACTGTTTGGTAATTAAATGTTAGAAGGTTCGTCTATCTAGTTTCCGATTTTCTAGCCTGTAGATTAAATGCTCAATTCCTTGCCACCATTTATTACAGtctaattttcaataaaaatagctttatatACTCCTGATACAGGACAACAGTGGAGTAATAATACAAGTTGTTACAATTAAGACCTTAAGAACAAAGTCCTGAGTTTTCTACAGAACCATGTAATGGTTGATTTTAACTAGGaaagaaattttctcttttaGTCTTTTACTGTCTTGGCACTTACTTGCCTGTAGACAGTTATCTCCCTTATTCATGTTgagattaaaataatcaaataaacatttataaagaacagggagggaaaaagtgaaaatgaggGTAAAGAGAGAGgttaaaagatggaaaatggtATCGtctacaagaaaacataaaagaatgaaattctactAAGTTATTTTCCTAAATTCTTACTAGCCCTACTCTCCAATACGTATTCGTTTAATAGAACTATTTAAATTTCTAATAGCGAGTATACACTAAGCACCCATAGGATGCAGATCACAGACTTCACAATTATgttaagaaaaattatgttttacaaAGGGATATTGTTAACCTCGAGTAAACATGAAGATAATATCCTCTGAAAAGTATATATTCTGACACAGAACCTAAAttgttgtttttctcaaataGAAAGAAGTTTGAGCAGCAAAGTTCAAACCACTCCCTCCCCGATTTGTTCCCCAAATTTGCACTATTCCTGGTGTCCTTCAGGTGGTAGGTCCTTGCATCCATAAATAGAACTCTGCTAGTTCAGGCTGTTTACCCATCACCTGACACCCATCCTATGATGGTCTGAACGTGAactcattttattattgtttcattttttcttttttttttgctaaggtTGGTGTGTGAAAGAGATTGATTTAACGAGTAAATCAACACACTTACGCACTATTCTTGTTATACTATGTTACACTACATTCATGAGTGAATCTCATAATTCAAATAATGCAAATattgcaaaactgaaagaaaagacaacaaCTAGCATtgataataaaattaatgagACTGTAAAAATGCCAGCGTTCTTACTTAGAAAAGCAAGTAGTTTTAAATGACATCAGTCTGAAGTCATATGATTATATATCTTGAAATGTCTaactttttcattcatattttaatgtattacGTATCAGAAATTTTATTCTATAATAGATTTGGAAACCTTTAAATATGTTGTGGCATATATTTCTTGAATGCCAAGAATCTAATAGGTTTATGAAAATGGACTTACAGATTTGAAATGAAACATTAGTGAATAGTTCTAAGTATGAATTTCATGTAcctgtatattaatatatttcaaaaggaataaaaacttcattttatgtgaaatatcttAGATCTACGATGTCTTAGCTTCTTGGTATACATGTGTCTGGTCTGCTGCAAATCCATTTTCTAACCAAATGAGTACTGGCACTGCTAATCCCAATTTGGTGTAGATAAGCACATTCTCCAATTCCAATTATTTTCAACctgaaacaaaacacagaaggaaaaaaggaagaaggggggGGCACAGAATGAATGGATACTGATGGGAATGGCTAGAGAAAAAATTTCCTCTGCTGTGAGATTTTACTCTAACCCAACACCACATTGTTCGAACATAAAGCAAACTGAATTCGTATGCTTTGTTGCCCTAAAAAGGTAGATTTATAAACTCAAAACAACAATACCCTATATGATGGAGAAGGGCAGATTATTGTAAGATAATCTAATTATTCAACATCTTTGAACGCcgatttttttcatctgtaaaatagaggtaaATATATGCACCCCTCACAGCTGCTGTGGAGGTTAGATGATAGATGATATAATCATGTTGAAGCATCATCTTTGGAAGATGACAGATATTAAATCATTTGTATTACAACTTGCAGTATGACTTTTTCTCTGAGCTCATTTTATTCTCCACCACAAAGGAAGTTTCCAGGAGAACGGTGAATGTGGATTATAACTCAGATCTCTCCATGGTGGGAAAGGCTCTGAGCCCCAGCTTCAGGTGTGTAAATTATATACCCAGGACTTACCAACCACTGTATATGGTCCCATCTATCCACTGCCAAGTCTGCCCTGGTTTTCGCCTCAGTCCAATCCAATACTGAGAATGGTCAGAATATCGCTTCAGGAAATTCTTTAATATAGAATATTTACAGAATGAATAGCAAAGCCCtcattctctttgattttttttttcggtctacttcaatatattttttattaaagtacagacTTTCAGACTTGGAAAGGATCTTAAAGGTGACTTTATCTGGTTCATGGTAAGGTCAGGGGTTGTGTTACTTCGGTAACAACTTCTGTAGTAAATTGCATTGGTTAGcttcctctcttttctgttttctaaaaaagtttttgtaaagcagaaggttttttttttttgtttttttttttgttttttttctgtgaaagctCGATTAAACTTGCCAGTAAATCTTTCTAGGTTTGGTGCCTTTTAGGATGGGAGAATCTCTCTTCTGCCCATTCCTGGTAGAGTACGTTttctataaatgataaatataccCTTATGCTCCTTAGTCTTAGCCTTTCTGTCTCTTACCATCTCTGACATTCTACGTCTCGATTATTTCTGTTTTGGGCAATTTGTATTGTACACATTTAAGGTTTTCTATTTACTCTTTTCTGTGCCCCAGAGCTCCCAGATCGTCTTGGCTATAATGactcatttattaattcttcCCCGTATCTCTGACAAACAGTCTGCTATGACTctctgtttattatttctttcacgTAGTCTCACAAAAGGCAACTTTCATTTAGCATGAACTTAGTAGATTAACAACTGTTAATCATGACTGGGGGCTTTGTTAGAACTTCTCAATTCTGAACTGTGATTTTGGACTTTCCCTGGGGTTGGGAGCCGTAACTTCTCTTGAAAATGTAGAGCTGGGTGATTATGTGGCTGAACTTCTTTGAAGAACAGTTGGGGTCTTTCTGGTGGGCAGCAGTATTTAAATAGCTTTATGTAGGGCTTAGGGAAAAGGCCTAGTGTATGCCTTGTTTTTAAATACACCTATCCCCAGTTGAAAAGTCAAGTAGGGGAAGTCATCTCCTGAACGTTGCCTAATAACTCGTACCATGATTTGATCTGACCTGACCTGTGACATGAATGTGATCTGACCTGATGTGAGCTCTTTCTACGGTTTAAGCTGACATGGAAAGTAGGGCCTCCTCTGCTTAGTGAGAGGGTCTTCTCTGGACCATTTCTACTCTCCCATCAGCTATAACCTCTGTAAACATAACCACAGTTCCAAAGCATTGCCTCACCAGCTCTTCGGTGGTGTTGAACACAGCGAGGTTTGCAGCGTGAGCGGCACAGAAGTTCTGACTTGCTGCCCAGGTGGttgtattttcagaaaaatagaagTACTTTCCTAGGTAGCCAATCCAGCCATCCAAGCATGACACGTGTTCCATGGAAGATTTGTGCTTTTCAACTGAAAACGATCGAATAATAGATTAATTCCCTGGGGGGTGGCAATCCCTTAACTTAAAACAATTATCCCCATGAATACAATTCACCAGGTTAGCCCTTCAACCCAAAGGGTTTGGACCCTCATTTTCATGGTGTTGACTATCATGTATGTACTGATATTATTAAGTTGATATAGACAGTATAATCACAGATATAATGTATTCATGTATCTCCTAATGCATAGTTCATAGAATAAGCTTGATTAATATGTCTACACCATACaaattcatttatatgtatatgtacatttatgtatatgtgtCTATATAATATGTAGGCACATTAATTTCTATAAATTActttatacatgtacatattttatacacatttataaaacattgatgtataaatcatacaatatttatacATGCgcatctatacacatatatacttatatatattttcaaacatcttattaaaataatttgagcTATCTGTAGAAGGTATGTCCATAGTTTACTATCATGAAGGAGAGGTGTACAAGGCTGTTTTTAGAACCTAAAGGTAATCTAGTGTAAAAAAGTTGGTTATTAAGACAGGAACacttttttcttgtctaattctCTATGACTCATCCCTACCCTTGTGAATTATGAGGACAGCTTGGAAATTTGACCTCATCATTGCAAGTCACACAATCAGAGAGAAATCAAATGTTTTGCACCTTGAACTCAATTTTCAAAGTAGTCAGTCCACTGCTAGACGCTGTTCCACACCCTGCCTGCCGCCAGTCCACAGCGAGATAGAACCTCATAGTACGTTGTTAACTAACTATGTCACCCAATATACTGTctggttcttttgtttttttgttttttttttccataataagaCCCTTTGGATGAAAAAAGCAGTGTGGTGATTTACATTTTACCACAAGTTCCTTACCTCGTAAGGACTATAAGCGACACTGGCTTAAAAGGAATTTCATATacattaagttattttttttcttcatagtattTAGGAATGCTATAATCTTCACGTTATAGAAGAAGAATCATATGCTCATGTCATGTACAAAGATGTCTGAAATTATCCTTAATCTTGAGCTGAAGTATGAAACATACATGTATGACCAAATATTTTAGAGGAGGGTTAACATGAACATATTTGGGAAATGGACAACTCAACTCACCTGCTAAAACTGTGGCCAGTGTAATTATCAGGATCACCAGGAAAATGATGATAGCGATGATTTTAGagacacaaggtttctttttattcccttttggGGGTTCGTGTGACTCTATGGTAAGGTTGGAAGAGATAACATCTCctatagaaaaattaaatcagcTCTTCATTACTAATAAGTGAGCTTAGAGTGTTATAAGATTCAAGATCAATATATAGAAACCAATCATATTTCTATATACTCGCATTTATcaataggaaattaaaatataacatatcaTTTATAGtagcataaaatattaaatacttgtggataaatctgaaaaaagatatataaaacttgtacactaaaaactacaaaacattgctgaaactgaagacataaataaatggagagatactgtTCCCAGGAGTCAGAAGACAAAACACTGTTATGATGTCTGTTCTACCCAGATTCATCACAATCCCAAACAAAATTCT
It encodes:
- the LOC105098233 gene encoding C-type lectin domain family 2 member F isoform X3; this translates as MDNQRRLMNAGDSQSSGDVISSNLTIESHEPPKGNKKKPCVSKIIAIIIFLVILIITLATVLAVEKHKSSMEHVSCLDGWIGYLGKYFYFSENTTTWAASQNFCAAHAANLAVFNTTEELNFLKRYSDHSQYWIGLRRKPGQTWQWIDGTIYSGWQDTCDQFRSHHLWMKRSHFDKASNSEGDTFQQKHPSWLSQHRRYLQPLPGLQIYRGKTTLATPMEAGLFPSYLSSLEPKAHKSTTVWCLCFFSQENVLSKLESKTL